Below is a window of Mycoplasmopsis anatis DNA.
AACTTAGCATCTAGTTTATTCTTAAAAATACTATAAATAAAGGATATAATTAATGAAATAACTAAAATTCCTAGGTAAATTAATAAATATTTTACACTTTGGTCAACCAGTGAATATGTTAAGTTTTGAATTAAAACACCATAAAAATAAGAAACAATAAATTCAATGCAAAAAATTACTAAAAGGAGTATAAAAATTAGTGTGGATATACCTTTAAGCTTAAATAAATATTTCACATTTAATCCTTTCAAAATAAAAAGCCCGCTATTTGGGCTTTATTGTATAACATAATAAATTTATTAATTACAATTAAACGCCCAAAAATAGATTATTAATAATAATCTTTTTGATAATAATTTGAATAAATTGTTTAACCATAACATACTAATTTTACATTAATCTTTTTTTTATAAAAATATTAGTTTTTTAACTCTGTAATTGGGACAACATAAACATTATCTTTTGTTTTAAATAAATCTGATAATCCTGTTAAAACCATTTTAAATTTAGGTGTTTTTTGTTTGTTTTTAGGATTTTTTAAGTTATGCTCAACCACTTGAATTTCAAACTTATTTACATTTTCTATCGCTTTTTTTATCGCTTCTTCACCACCTAATTTACACTCTACAATTCCATATTCTCCATTTTCTAAAACGATAACTGCATCAATTTCAAATCCTTTTAATTCTCTATAATGTTTAACTTCAGCATCAAAAGTTGATGCATAAATTTTCAATTCTCAAAACATAATGATTCAAACAATAATCCTAGAGTATTAAGATCCGTTTTTAAATATTCAGGATTAATTTTTAATGCTGCCACTGCTAATGATGGGTCTACAAAATTTCTTTTATTTGCCATTCTTGTAGCATTTTTTGATCTAATATGAAAACTTCATCCTTGAATTTCATAGATCACAAACAATTTTTCTAACGCTTGGAAATATGAATTATAAGTTAGTCTAGTTATATTTACATCATCCATTATTGTTTTACCATTAGCTAGACTACATATATTTCTAGCGTATGACTTTAAAAATTTTTTGTTATGTTGGAATCTCTTTTTACACCGTCGATCTCAAAGATGTCACTTTTATATATATTTTCTAAAATAAGTTTAGGCAATAATAACTAATTTTCTTCATCAATTGTTAAATTTGATGGTCACCCGTCTCTACAAATATTAAAAACCAATTTATCAAAATTTTTTTCACACAATTTGGGCGTAGGAGAATAATCTGATTCAAATAATTGTTTAAGTGATATAGTTCCATTAGATTCATTCATTTCAAACAAGCTCATAGGATACATTTTTAAATATGTTATTCTACCTATACCTAAATGTAAATTATCATCTTTTTTACTATTGAACCAGTAAATAAAAACTCTCCTTTTGAATTATTATCATCGATATATTTTCTGACTGCATTTCAAATTTTTGGAAAATTTTGTCATTCATCAAAAAGAATCGGTTTTGGATTTTTAAGCAATTCAGATGGAGTAGAATCAATAATTCGCTTATAAAAATTAGATTTATTAGGATCTTGAAATTCCAAAATTGTATTTGAAAAATACTTAGCGATTGTAGATTTTCCGCAAGCCTTAACACCTTCAATTACAAGTCCACCAATAACTTTTTGTCTCTCTAAAATTTTACTTTCAATTAATCTGTTTTTATACTTCATTTTTACCTATAATAGGTATAGGTTTTTGGAAAAATATTCCAAATTAATTTTTATTCTTTTTTACACTATAAATAAGTATTTTTAGTAATAGTTATTTTATTTCACTTTCACTTTTTCCTTATTTCACTTTCACTTTTTTCCTTATTTCACTTTCACTTTTTTCCTTATTTCACTTTCACTTTTTCAATTAAATTTAGGAAAACAAAACGTATTAAAACATAATCTTTACATTCGCTTGGAATATAAATTAATAATATAATTTAAATATGAATGAAAATATAGTTAATTTTACTGATAGATTAGGATTTTATACAGTTGAACCAAGCTATCTTGAATATTTACACTTACAAGATAGAGAAGTTCAATATAATCCAGAATATAGAACAAAAGTTAAACCTCATTTAGGAATAGTTGTTAATTGTAATGATCAAATGTTTTTGGTTCCATTAAGTTCGCCGAAGGAAAAGTTTAATAGTATTAGAAATAATTTATATGAATATCACAAAATATTTAGTAAGGAGCAAAAATTAATTGGAATATTAATGATTAAAAAGATGATTCCAGTAACTTTTAATTTAATATCTAAAATTCAGTTTGAAAAGGAGAATAAGTATCACCATTTACTTACTGAACAACTCCAAATCATAAATAAACTAAAGAGCGAAATTACTAAGAAAATAACTACTTTTTATAAAAATAAGTTGAATAATAAATTTGTGTATGGTTCAACAAATCTAATTTTAGATCTGAAAATATTAGAGAATTATATAAATGACAAAAAATAATATATAATTTAAATATAAAGTGAGGTGTATGCCACCTATATCCAAAGAGCAAGGTTTTATGTGAGGTGTATGCCACCTATATCCAAAGAGCAACTTCTAAAGTAAACTAGGTTAATTCCTAGTTTTTTATTTAAATAAAAAATCGGCTATACACCGACTTATAAGATTATTATTTAAATTTAGCTAAGAATTTTTGCAATGAAAATCTGTTTTCAATTGTTTTTTCACTAGCATATTCTCAATCTCAATAATATGATTTTTTAACTCTGTTATATTTAGTTCTGCTAAAGAATTCAAAGTAAATAAATACAATAACACCAACTATCGCAAACGCAATAGATACAATAACATAAAGATTATATGAATCTTGACGATAAGGTTCCATTATACTACGTACTATTCCATAGTGTACAAAGTATAATCCTGAAGTTGCTCCAGGTTTAAATATTCCAAATAAGTTAAAAATTCAAACAATAATTATATATCCGATGATGTTTGCTATACCTTCATAAAGGAATAGAGGATAACGATAAGCTGCTCCGCCTTGTCCAAATAATGATTCACTAAGACTATCAATTATATACATATTTTGAGCAAAAGATTTACCAAAAATAAGTGAACTTTGTCCAGAATAATCAATTCTTCCATAAAGCTCATGGTTAGCATAATTTCCTCAACGACCTATAAATTGTCCAATTAAAATTGTTGGAATGATGTAAGAAGCAACTTTACGCATATCAATTTGATCTCTTTGAGTATAACCATATCATAAATCTAAAATAACCGCTAGAATAACTCCACCTTGAATTGAAAGTCCACCATCTCAAATTGCGTATCAATGTGAACCAGCAAATGGTGCAGGTGAGTAAAGAAGTTCTTCAACAACAAATCCTAAACGAGCACCAATAATAGCTGATGGAACAGTTATCAATATAAAAGTCATCAATATTTCAATTTTATATTTTGCACGATATCAAAAGAATGTAATTGATAAAACTGAAGCGATGATTCCGAGCATAATCATCAATGAATAAACTCTAAAATCATATGAACCAATGCTGAATAATGGAGTATTAGCACCGGCATGAATTCCTACTTCAGGAACTCAAATCGGAGTTGGATAGTTCATTTTAATTCTCCCTTCTTGATTCTATTGTTTTAATA
It encodes the following:
- a CDS encoding DUF4143 domain-containing protein is translated as MKSYARNICSLANGKTIMDDVNITRLTYNSYFQALEKLFVIYEIQGWSFHIRSKNATRMANKRNFVDPSLAVAALKINPEYLKTDLNTLGLLFESLCFENWKFMHQLLMLKLNIIEN
- a CDS encoding AAA family ATPase — translated: MKYKNRLIESKILERQKVIGGLVIEGVKACGKSTIAKYFSNTILEFQDPNKSNFYKRIIDSTPSELLKNPKPILFDEWQNFPKIWNAVRKYIDDNNSKGEFLFTGSIVKKMIIYI
- a CDS encoding type III toxin-antitoxin system ToxN/AbiQ family toxin, yielding MNENIVNFTDRLGFYTVEPSYLEYLHLQDREVQYNPEYRTKVKPHLGIVVNCNDQMFLVPLSSPKEKFNSIRNNLYEYHKIFSKEQKLIGILMIKKMIPVTFNLISKIQFEKENKYHHLLTEQLQIINKLKSEITKKITTFYKNKLNNKFVYGSTNLILDLKILENYINDKK
- the lgt gene encoding prolipoprotein diacylglyceryl transferase encodes the protein MNYPTPIWVPEVGIHAGANTPLFSIGSYDFRVYSLMIMLGIIASVLSITFFWYRAKYKIEILMTFILITVPSAIIGARLGFVVEELLYSPAPFAGSHWYAIWDGGLSIQGGVILAVILDLWYGYTQRDQIDMRKVASYIIPTILIGQFIGRWGNYANHELYGRIDYSGQSSLIFGKSFAQNMYIIDSLSESLFGQGGAAYRYPLFLYEGIANIIGYIIIVWIFNLFGIFKPGATSGLYFVHYGIVRSIMEPYRQDSYNLYVIVSIAFAIVGVIVFIYFEFFSRTKYNRVKKSYYWDWEYASEKTIENRFSLQKFLAKFK